In Plasmodium reichenowi strain SY57 chromosome Unknown, whole genome shotgun sequence, the genomic stretch atatatatatttataatatgttttattttataatgatacaatatttatatatgaataaatcACAAAGTGTTcaaaacatattttatatgtaatatatgcatatatatatatatatatatataatatgtatgtttttatataattgtcacatatatattatatatatatatacatacatataatgtttataaaaaagataaatatcaaatatttatcattttcattattagtgtattttatttataatgcATATGTTTACAATACCATAAAGCTTCAAAAATGTTTTAACTATGAAcataaaaaaggaaatttCTTCGTTTCTTCCTTGGTTTTAGACGGAAAAGATTTAAAAggaagaagaaataaaggcattataaattttataagaagtaatattattactactaataaatttaaattgattaagaaaaaaaatgtacataaacataaaaattttctATTGAAAAGTAGAAAATGTGATGGTTATAGAAATACAAAAGAAGG encodes the following:
- a CDS encoding 50S ribosomal protein L10, putative, which codes for MFIKKINIKYLSFSLLVYFIYNAYVYNTIKLQKCFNYEHKKGNFFVSSLVLDGKDLKGRRNKGIINFIRSNIITTNKFKLIKKKNVHKHKNFLLKSRKCDGYRNTKEGKEETIRKIKRILKVTKLLIQLNSFKLSPNLRMDLLINMPRPHVRMHMVKNTLMKLSVKNTPFEAITPYLKESNVYLFIM